The Lysobacter enzymogenes DNA segment AGTAACCGTGCACGATCCGGGCTTTTATCGCGCGCTCGCCGCCAACGGCAGCGTCGGCGCCGGCGAGGCCTTCATCGACGGGTTGTGGGACTGCGACGACTTGGTCGCACTGGTTCGCCTGCTGGTGCGCAACCGCGACCTGCTTGATTCGATGGAAGGCGGTTGGGCTCGCATCGGCGGCTGGGCGCTGCGCGCGTGGCATCGCCTGCGACGCAACACCCGCGCCGGGAGCCGCCGAAACATCGCCGCCCATTACGACCTGGGCAACGAATTCTTCGCCACGTTCCTCTCCACGGACCTGATGTATTCCAGCGCGGTCTATGCGGAGGAAGGCGACACATTGGAGGTGGCCTCGCAGCGCAAGCTCGACCGTATCTGCCGCAAGCTCGGTCTTTGTCCAGGCGACCGGGTGATCGAGATCGGCACCGGCTGGGGTGGCTTCGCCGTCCACGCGGCGGGCCGCTACGGCTGCCACGTCACCACCACCACGGTCTCGCGCGAGCAGCATGCCGCGGCTGCCATGCGGGTGCGCGAAGCCGGCGTGGAAGACCGGGTGACTCTGCTGCTGGAGGATTACCGCGACCTGCGCGGTGAATACGACAAGCTGGTATCAATCGAGATGGTCGAAGCCGTCGGCGCGGATTTCCTGCCTAGCTACTTCGAACGGGTAGGCGCGTTGCTGGCGCCGAACGGGCTGGCGATGCTGCAGGCGATCACCATCGAAGACCATCGCTACCAACGCGCTCTGCGCGAAGTGGATTTCATCAAGCGCTTCGTTTTTCCCGGCAGCTTCATTCCGTCGGTCGCCGCCCTGCTTGATGCCAAGACCCGCGCCTGCGATTTGGCGTTGGTGCAGCTCGACGATTTCGGCCCGTCCTACGCGCTGACCCTGCAGGCCTGGCGGCTGCGTTTCGTGGCCGCACGTGCGCGGATCGAGGGGCTGGGCTACGACCGCCGCTTCCTGCGACTGTGGGAGTTCTATCTGTGCTACTGCGAGGGCGGCTTTCGCGAACGTTCGATCGGCGTGGCCCAGATGCTCTTGGCTAAGCCTGGCCACCGGCGCGCGGTGCGTCTGCCGGAAGTGGAGCTGCTGGCGTGAACGCCTGGGTCGAGTTTTCCGTTTACCAGGCCGTGTGGTTCGTCGCGGTCATCGCCGCCGGCAATGGTTACGCGTGGCCGGGCGCACTGGCTGCCGCGGCGTTCGTGCTGGCGCAGTGGCTGTTGTCGCCGCGGCGTACGGGTCTGGCGATTCTGCTGAGCTTGGCGCTGTTGGCCGGCGCACTCGTCGATGGGGCGCTGGCGCTAACCGGATGGGCACGTTATGCGGCGGCGTGGCCTTCGTCGCATGCTGCACCGATATGGATCTTGGGCTTGTGGTGTGCGTTCGCGACTACCCTGACCGGCAGCTTGCGGCTGTTGCAGACGCACTTGGGCACGGCTGCGGCGCTCGGCGCGATCGGCGCGCCGCTGGCGTATCTGGGTGCGGCGCGCGGCTGGGGTTCGGTCGTGTTCGCCGAACCGGCCTGGCCTGGGCTGGCCTTGCTGGCGTCGGGCTGGGCGCTCGCGCTGCCAATACTTGCATGGTCTGCGCGGCGGCTTACGCAGGCGCCGCGTAACACCGCAAGGGGGGCAATCGCATGAGCTGGACCGCGACCTTGCTAGCGATCTGGGCGACGATGGCTCTAGTCATGACCGCAGGCTGGCAGTGGCAGCGCAGGCGCGACAACGCAGGCATCGTCGATGTGCTGTGGTCGGCCGGCGTCGGTTCGGGTGCAGTCGTCTGCGCCGCGTTTGGCGCAGGCGACATGCGCGTGCGCGTTGCGGTGGCCGTCTGCGGCGGACTGTGGGGATTACGCCTGGCTTGGCACCTGTGGCGCCGCGTGCGCAGCGAGGACGAGGACGGCCGTTACCGTCACTTGCGCGAGTACTGGCATGGGCACCAAGGCAGATTCTTCCTGTTCTTCCATTTCCAGGCGCTGCTGGTACCGCTGTTCTGCCTGCCGTTCGCCGCGGCCGCGGCCAACGCGTCGGCGCGTATGCCGTGGCTGGTAGCCGGCGTGGCCGTGTGGGCACTGGCGTGGGCCGGCGAAGCGCTCGCGGACCGACAGCTCGCGCGCTTCCGCGCGGACCCGGGCAATCGCGGCCGCACCTGCGACAGTGGTTTGTGGCGCTATTCGCGCCATCCCAATTACTTCTTCGAATGGCTGCACTGGTTCGCCTACGCCTTGTTTGCCGTCGGTTCGCCGCTGGCGTGGCTGGCCTGGACCGGGCCGGTGACGATGTACGCATTTGTGCGCTACCTCAGCGGCGTTCCGTTCACCGAGGCCCAAGCCTTGCGCACTCGCGGTGAGGACTACCGCCGCTACCAGCAGCGCACGCCTATGTTCTTCCCCTGGTTCCCCCGCGCACCGCGAGAGCGTCAAGCACAGGAGAAAAATCGATGAATTCGTTAGTGTCCGAGCCGTCTTCCCCGCCCGTCTACGCGCCCGACCGCCAGCCCGCCAGCGGACTGCTCGGCCTGGCTGAACGTGGCTGGTTGCCGGATGCCGCTATCCGTCACGGCATTCGCCGGCTTTGCATGCAGCGGTTACGCGAGGAGTATGCCGACGGCCTGGGCGGCCAGCACGATCTATACCGCGTGCGCATCGAGCTGCTGCGGCAAAGCCCGATCGCGATCCACACGGACGCGGCCAACGGCCAGCACTACGAGTTGCCGCCGGAGTTCTTCGCCCACTGCCTAGGGCCACGCATGAAGTACTCGTGCTGCTACTACCCCACCGGCGAGGAAACTCTGGCCCAGGCCGAAGAGGCGATGCTGGAACTCTACGGGCGGCGCGCTCAGCTCAAGGACGGACAGCACATCCTCGAGCTAGGCTGCGGATGGGGCTCGTTGACCTTATGGATGGCGCAGCGCTATCCGTCGGCGCAGATCGTCGCAGTGTCCAACTCGCAGCCGCAGCGCGAGCACATCGAGCGGCGCTGCCGCGAACTCGGTCTGTCGAACGTTCTGGTGATCACCGCCGACGCCAACCGCCTGAACCTCGATCCGATGCGCTTCGACCGCTGCGTCTCTATTGAGATGTTCGAGCACATGCGCAACTACGAGCATCTGCTGCGACGCGTCTCCGGCTGGCTGCAGCCGGACGGCAAACTGTTCGTGCACATCTTCTGTCATCGCGAACTGATGTACCCGTTCGAAACGAAAGGCGATGACGATTGGATGGGCCGGCACTTCTTCACCGGTGGCCTGATGCCCGCGGCCGATACCCTGCTGTGGTTCCAGAACGACCTGCGCATCGACAAGCGCTGGCTGCTCGACGGCAGCCATTACCAACGTACCGCCAACCACTGGTTGGCCAACCAGGACGCCCACCGCGGCGCCACCGACGACGCACTTGAGGCGGCGTATGGTGACGCTTACCGCCTGTGGCGGCAGCGCTGGCGCATGTTCTGGATGGCGTGCGCCGAGCTGTTTGGTTACGACCGCGGCCAGCAATGGGGCGTCGCTCACTACCTATTCTCTAAGCGTTGAGGATTCTCCATGAACTCTTCACTGCGTTTTTTGGCCGTGCTGATCTTGATTCCGGCGCTTGGATCTTGCGCTAGCCAAGCCAGACCGATGCCGCCGGTCGAATCGGTCGACCTGCCCCGGTTCATGGGAGACTGGTACGTGATCGCCCACATTCCCTCGCGCCCGGAGCGCGAAGCTTTCGATGCGGTCGAGTCGTACCGGTTGGACGAGAAGGGTCGCGTACTTACCACCTTCACGTTCCGCAAGGGCAGCCATGACGCGCCCATTGAAACCATGCACCCGACCGGCTTCGTCAAGCCGGGCACCGGCAACGCGGTGTGGGGTATGCAGTTCATCTGGCCGATCAAGGCCGAGTACGTCATTGCTTATTTGGACGAGAACTACACCCGCACCATCGTCGCCCGCAGCAAGCGCGATTACGCCTGGATCATGGCCCGCTCGCCGCAAATTCCGGAGCAGGACTACGCCCAGCTGGTGGAGCGCCTGCGCGAACTCGGCTATTCGACCACGGACCTGCGCAAGGTGCCGCAGGCCCGATCATCGCAGGATTCGCCCAAGCAGGGTTCAAAGTAACAACATGCCATTGAGCAACACTTGGTCGCCCCTTCGATGTGCAGCCTTAAACCCCATGAGATGTCAGCAACTGTTCCCCACCATCCTGGCTGCGCGCCAGGATGGGAAGATCGTGTCCCTTGTTTCCGCACAGCGCTACGTGTTCTTGCACCCAGGGAACAAGGACGACTGGAAATACCTAGGAGCACTTGCAGAGGACAATCACGGCGCGCTACTGAGGATACGTTCGAAGGGCGTGTACTGCGAAGAAGTAAATGAGGTGTTCCTTTATCGTGATCCCGCCGCTCCTTGACCGCCCCGCTAGCTGTCCGATGCCTGCCGCCCCCGTTTCGTTCCACTGAGCACATTCATGAAATCCATTGTTATCGCCGCAGCACTCGCCTCCTCGTCCGCCGCCAACGCGCCGGTCGCCGAATTCGCGTTGGATCGCTACCTGGGCACTTGGCACGAAGCGGCGCACCTGCCGATGTTTTTCCAGCGCAACTGCAAGGATCAGACCACGGCCCAGTACAGCCGCCTGGCGGATGGGAGCATCGAAGTCAGGAATCGGTGCCGTACCCGGTCCGGCGAGATCCAGGAGGCCGTAGGAAGGGCCAGGGCCACTGCGCGCCCCGCTGCACTCGAAGTCCGCTTTGCCCCGGCGTGGCTGAGCTGGGTGCCCGGTATCTGGGCCGACTACTGGGTTGTGGATCTCGATCAAGACTACCGATGGGCGGTGGTCGGTTCGCCTTCCCGAAAGTACCTGTGGGTGCTGTCGCGTGAGCCAGGCATGCAGCGCGCCCTTTACCGCGAGATCGTCCAACGGGCCAAGGATCGTGGTTACGACGTGGATCGTCTGGTGGAGACCGGCGTGCAGGATTGATCGGCCTGCAGATCCCGACCGCATGCATCCGTCAACACCCACCCCGATCCGCAACCTCGTCCTGGTCCTCGGCGATCAGCTCGATATCGACTCGTCAGTATTTGAAGGCTTCGATCCCGCCCTCGACCTGGTCTGGATGGCCGAGGTCGACGGCGAAGCGACCCATGTCTGGAACGGCAAGCCGCGTCTGGCGCTGTTCCTGGCGGCGATGCGACACTTCCGCGACGAGTTGCAGCGGCGCGGGCTACCGGTCGCCTACCGAGCGCTAGGCAGCCACGAATTCGTTCAACTCGAACACGCCCTGGCTGCGGACCTCGAACACTATCGTCCTGAGCGGGTGATCGCGGTGCGTCCCGGCGAATGGCGTCTCGACCAATCGCTGCGGCAGGCCTGCCAAGACGCCGGCGTGGCCTGGAGTGAACGGCCAGACCTGCATTTCTATTGCGACCCGCACGATTTCGCCGACTGGGCTAAAGATAAGTCAGTGTTGCGCATGGAGCATTTCTACCGCTGGATCCGCAAGCGCGAGAACGTGCTGCTGGACGGCGGCGAACCCACCGGCGGGCGCTGGAACTACGATCAGGACAACCGCGCCAGTTTCGACCGACGCGGCCCCGGCCTGCTGGCCGCTCCGCGGCGTTTCACACCGGATACGACCACGCTCGAGGCCATCGCCCTTGTCGAGGAACGCTTCGCCGGTCACCCTGGCTCACTGGCCCAGTTCGATTGGCCGTTGACGCCCGGGCAAGCCGAACAGGCGCTGGCGGATTTCATCGAACATCGCTTACCGCTGTTCGGCCGCTACCAGGATGCTATGTGGAGCGATCAGCCCTGGCTCTACCACGCGCGCTTGTCGACGGCGATGAACCTCAAACTATTGTCGCCGCGGCGCGTGATCGCGGCAGCGGTCCAAGCCCATCGCGCCGGCCACGCGCCCATCGAAGCGGTCGAGGGGTTCGTGCGTCAAGTCATCGGCTGGCGCGAATACGTGCGCGGCTACTACTGGCTGCGCATGCCGCAACTGGCCGAGGCCAACCAGCTGCAGGCGCAGGCGCCGCTGCCCGGCTTCTACTGGACCGCCAACACCCCCATGCAGTGCCTGCGCCAAGCGCTGTCGCAGACGCTTGAGCTCGGCTACGCCCACCATATCCAGCGGCTGATGGTCACCGGCCTGTTCTCAATGCTACTCGGGGTTCGTCCACGCGAGATCCACGCCTGGTACTTAGCGGTCTATGTAGACGCCGTGGAATGGGTCGAACTGCCCAACGTCCTCGGCATGAGCCAGTACGCCGACGGCGGCCGAATGGTGTCCAAACCATACGCGGCCAGTGGCCGGTACATCCAGCGCATGTCGAACT contains these protein-coding regions:
- a CDS encoding SAM-dependent methyltransferase produces the protein MNPSSAPNARRSGTSYTGLDALLRRRLIETLAALRYGHIRLRDEFGELTLGAAQTEDPERLEATVTVHDPGFYRALAANGSVGAGEAFIDGLWDCDDLVALVRLLVRNRDLLDSMEGGWARIGGWALRAWHRLRRNTRAGSRRNIAAHYDLGNEFFATFLSTDLMYSSAVYAEEGDTLEVASQRKLDRICRKLGLCPGDRVIEIGTGWGGFAVHAAGRYGCHVTTTTVSREQHAAAAMRVREAGVEDRVTLLLEDYRDLRGEYDKLVSIEMVEAVGADFLPSYFERVGALLAPNGLAMLQAITIEDHRYQRALREVDFIKRFVFPGSFIPSVAALLDAKTRACDLALVQLDDFGPSYALTLQAWRLRFVAARARIEGLGYDRRFLRLWEFYLCYCEGGFRERSIGVAQMLLAKPGHRRAVRLPEVELLA
- a CDS encoding DUF2878 domain-containing protein, which produces MNAWVEFSVYQAVWFVAVIAAGNGYAWPGALAAAAFVLAQWLLSPRRTGLAILLSLALLAGALVDGALALTGWARYAAAWPSSHAAPIWILGLWCAFATTLTGSLRLLQTHLGTAAALGAIGAPLAYLGAARGWGSVVFAEPAWPGLALLASGWALALPILAWSARRLTQAPRNTARGAIA
- a CDS encoding DUF1295 domain-containing protein; the encoded protein is MSWTATLLAIWATMALVMTAGWQWQRRRDNAGIVDVLWSAGVGSGAVVCAAFGAGDMRVRVAVAVCGGLWGLRLAWHLWRRVRSEDEDGRYRHLREYWHGHQGRFFLFFHFQALLVPLFCLPFAAAAANASARMPWLVAGVAVWALAWAGEALADRQLARFRADPGNRGRTCDSGLWRYSRHPNYFFEWLHWFAYALFAVGSPLAWLAWTGPVTMYAFVRYLSGVPFTEAQALRTRGEDYRRYQQRTPMFFPWFPRAPRERQAQEKNR
- a CDS encoding SAM-dependent methyltransferase gives rise to the protein MSEPSSPPVYAPDRQPASGLLGLAERGWLPDAAIRHGIRRLCMQRLREEYADGLGGQHDLYRVRIELLRQSPIAIHTDAANGQHYELPPEFFAHCLGPRMKYSCCYYPTGEETLAQAEEAMLELYGRRAQLKDGQHILELGCGWGSLTLWMAQRYPSAQIVAVSNSQPQREHIERRCRELGLSNVLVITADANRLNLDPMRFDRCVSIEMFEHMRNYEHLLRRVSGWLQPDGKLFVHIFCHRELMYPFETKGDDDWMGRHFFTGGLMPAADTLLWFQNDLRIDKRWLLDGSHYQRTANHWLANQDAHRGATDDALEAAYGDAYRLWRQRWRMFWMACAELFGYDRGQQWGVAHYLFSKR
- a CDS encoding lipocalin family protein; the protein is MNSSLRFLAVLILIPALGSCASQARPMPPVESVDLPRFMGDWYVIAHIPSRPEREAFDAVESYRLDEKGRVLTTFTFRKGSHDAPIETMHPTGFVKPGTGNAVWGMQFIWPIKAEYVIAYLDENYTRTIVARSKRDYAWIMARSPQIPEQDYAQLVERLRELGYSTTDLRKVPQARSSQDSPKQGSK
- a CDS encoding lipocalin family protein, with translation MKSIVIAAALASSSAANAPVAEFALDRYLGTWHEAAHLPMFFQRNCKDQTTAQYSRLADGSIEVRNRCRTRSGEIQEAVGRARATARPAALEVRFAPAWLSWVPGIWADYWVVDLDQDYRWAVVGSPSRKYLWVLSREPGMQRALYREIVQRAKDRGYDVDRLVETGVQD
- a CDS encoding cryptochrome/photolyase family protein, which produces MHPSTPTPIRNLVLVLGDQLDIDSSVFEGFDPALDLVWMAEVDGEATHVWNGKPRLALFLAAMRHFRDELQRRGLPVAYRALGSHEFVQLEHALAADLEHYRPERVIAVRPGEWRLDQSLRQACQDAGVAWSERPDLHFYCDPHDFADWAKDKSVLRMEHFYRWIRKRENVLLDGGEPTGGRWNYDQDNRASFDRRGPGLLAAPRRFTPDTTTLEAIALVEERFAGHPGSLAQFDWPLTPGQAEQALADFIEHRLPLFGRYQDAMWSDQPWLYHARLSTAMNLKLLSPRRVIAAAVQAHRAGHAPIEAVEGFVRQVIGWREYVRGYYWLRMPQLAEANQLQAQAPLPGFYWTANTPMQCLRQALSQTLELGYAHHIQRLMVTGLFSMLLGVRPREIHAWYLAVYVDAVEWVELPNVLGMSQYADGGRMVSKPYAASGRYIQRMSNYCDGCPFDPSRATGEKACPFTTLYWDFLDRHRGRFEHHPRAALQWKSLNRLSVPQLDEIRAQAQRLRDALAADAGS